The nucleotide sequence TTGAAATgtggctccattttttttttaaagtcttagaACTTTCTCGATTACCTGTCAAAATTTTATTAAGACTGCTTTAGGTCATTGAAAATGTAGTATTTTAAATAGGTGCTCATAAACACTGAAGCAGCCTTTTACTTGCATTTAGTTTTCACTTTCTGTACCAAATCTGAGGCCAATAGGCTCAAAGCATACTTTTAATCTGTTTAATTTCTACTTTAAATCTGTATAGAAATTGTCAGGCCAGGGATATGTAGTCATTATCACCTAAGACTGGTAAACTTTTATGCAAAGAATACACTGAacttggaaggaggaggagaaaacagaaaggaattgCTGTAGACTTAAGGATCTTTCTTGAAGTAGATGAGGCAGGAGAAGGGACCTGGACCTAACAGGGTTAGCAAGGTTTGAACTAGCTGGCTTTTCTTCCAACTGAAGTGTGAGCAGCCTGGGTGAAAACTGAGCACACCATGTGGTAGCCTGGAATTTGGACAGATAATTAAATGAGACACCTTACTCAGGCATTCACagaaaggagcaggaagaggagtgaacttgggggtggggggaaggtttgGAAACGCCAAGGCTCTCAGTGTTGAATGTCAGAGTGGAGGTTCCAGTAAGTAGAAAGATGGTCTGATTGGGACCTGCAACGGGAGATGTATGCGTGCGTTTGGTTTACAATAGTGAGCTGTGGCAGCCAACAGTGATGGGTGTTCAGCCTGTTGGGTATCTGGGTTTCTTGTGATAGATAACTCTTAGGTCCATGGCCAAGCCTGAAATCTTGCACTGTCACAAGATGTTAACAGAGCCTTGCAACTCACAGAATCcagttttataaaagaaactttaatcaCTTCCTGGAGAAAAATTTGAGGTTTCCTTAAGGATTTCTCCTTCAACCCGCAGGGACTTTGAGTTACAAGTTTGCTCTTTTAGGTCACATGTTAAATTACATGTAAAgctaaagaggaggaagaggaagaggggatgaggaggaggaggaggaggaggaggaggagaagttacCCCGGCAGTTTTACCTCCCCCACTTTTATGACTTTCCATTTGGGCTGAAAGAAATTGACTTTGGCAAGCAAACCACTAATTGTAAACTGCCTAGTTCCTGTTTTACAATGTTCGGACTAAAAGCCCCTATGCATGAAAGGATCTTTATAGGCAAAGTTTGCCTTTTTAGAGAGAGTCCAGATAGCTGCCAGTTTCATGGTTTGAAAACCTCCTGACCTGTGCAGTTTCTAGATTGTTGTGTCTAGTTAATAACTTTATAAGGTGTCAGCTCAGGCTTGTACAACTTAGCTCGGTCCTTTGGGATGCCAAACAATTCAGTAGTTCTGATCAAATATTTATATAGACAAAATCCTAAAGCCTGACATTTTTATCTTGTATGGTTGTATagcataaaaatgaataaataacacgATTTTACCTTATAACAAAAGGCATTATAGTGAAAACATTTTCCTTTCAAACTACAGCATAGTTGATTACTTACAAATCTGTTGTTGGGTTGAGTATATTTCTAACATTAGCTCGCTGAAAGTTAAGACACTCCTTGCTTTGGGAGCATTTCTGTCCCTGTGTGCTGCTGGTTGGAAACAGTCATCTTGAATAATCTACAATAAGCGCCTTTGAGTTTGGGGTTCACGCGATGTTTAtgtggtttctttgttttcaggAGAGATCAGATGCTACTGTGATGCTGCTCACTGTGTGGCAACAGGTTACATGTGTAAGTCTGAGCTTAGTGCCTGCTTCTCCAGACTTCTCGATCCTCAGAACACCAATTCTCCACTCACCCACGGCTGCCTGGACTCACTTGCAAGCACGGCAGACATCTGCCGAGCCAAACAGGCCCAAAACCACTCTGGCCCTGCCATGCCCACTTTGGAATGCTGTCACGAAGACATGTGCAATTATCGAGGACTGCATGACGTCCTCTCTCCTTCCAAGAGCGAAGCCTCAGGTAGGTCTAAGCTGTCCTGACCCAAAGACTGCCTGATCTATAGGCCTGTGACAGCAGCGACTTCCTATGTCTGCTATTGATTTTGTTGTTAATGTAATTAGAGACAGCAGAGAGAGATCATGGCTGGATGCAAAGACTGTCTCTAACTGAGTGGCTTTTATGTCTGCCTGAGCATTAGATGTCTCTGTGTAATAGGCTTTGTCTGTTATTTGAACATTTTGAGGACATTAAAAGACCATTACATCCAAGTAATGACAGCCTGTAAACAAATGCATTTGTAAGCATCTTTGGGTACTTTTGTAACATGTAGTTTCTTGGAAGTGGCTGGTAAGTTGCCCTTTAAATGAGCTTTCTTATGGAAAATAGTTGTGTGTTCATGCTTGCTTCTAGGAGGCGATCACCTAGTTTGTTTGACCATTTTCTTTGTACTCCTTTAGGACAAGGAAACCGGTATCAGCATGACAGCAGCAGAAACCTCATCACTAAGATGCAGGAGCTGACTTCCTCCAAAGAACTGTGGTTCCGCGCAGCTGTGATAGCGGTTCCCATTGCTGGCGGACTGATCTTGGTGCTGCTCATTATGTTGGCCTTGCGAATGCTTCGAAGTGAGAACAAGAGGCTGCAGGATGAGCGGCAGCAGATGCTGTCCCGTCTGCACTACAGCTTTCACGGACAccattccaagaaggggcaagtTGCAAAGTTGGACTTGGAGTGCATGGTGCCTGTCAGTGGGCAGGAGAACTGCTGTCTGACCTGTGACAAAATGCGGCAAGCAGAGCTCAGTAATGAGAAGATCCTCTCCCTTGTGCACTGGGGCATGTACAGTGGTCATGGAAAGCTGGAATTCATATGACAGTCATGTCTGAACTATAAATGGAACCCTTGAAGGCCTTCTGAGTTCTGCTGACAGGAGCACTTTTATCTGGAGACAACTAACTCGCTTAGTCATCTTGGAGAAACAAAATGACCTCTGAAAAGAGAATCTTGGGTATTTCTTCTGAAGGATTATTTGCACAGATTCTACAGTCAAATGGATTAATTTGCTTTAAAGTTATAAAAAGCAAAGAGAGGACTCTGCACACTTTCCCAGGGTTCTTTGTGTCCTAGGGAGCTGCAGCTGACTGAAGTAAAAACACTGTGCTCTCTGTAAGCTCCTACATCCTCATTTAttgtaaagattttttaaaatatatatatttttgtccGAAAATTTAGTGGTGTCTTTCATGAATTAAAACTTCAGACGGGTGTGGGGAGGCTGGTGGTGGTGCAGTGCAGTGGTAAGATGCTTGCTTGTCTGGTGTGCGTGAGGCCCTGGCTGTgatttctccagcaccacagaaaGCCAATCAGTCAAAAAACATTTGATTTGGAAGTGTATGAGAGTACATGTTAATTATATGAATGAAAATCCGTTTACTCATACTTCTCAAATGTAGGTTTTGATCTTGTTCATTCTTACACAAACGTATAATTAATTATCTTTGTGTAATGACCATTGTCGAGTGTCTCACTTAC is from Mus musculus strain C57BL/6J chromosome 18, GRCm38.p6 C57BL/6J and encodes:
- the Bambi gene encoding BMP and activin membrane-bound inhibitor homolog precursor → MDRHSSYFFIWLQLELCAMAVLLTKGEIRCYCDAAHCVATGYMCKSELSACFSRLLDPQNTNSPLTHGCLDSLASTADICRAKQAQNHSGPAMPTLECCHEDMCNYRGLHDVLSPSKSEASGQGNRYQHDSSRNLITKMQELTSSKELWFRAAVIAVPIAGGLILVLLIMLALRMLRSENKRLQDERQQMLSRLHYSFHGHHSKKGQVAKLDLECMVPVSGQENCCLTCDKMRQAELSNEKILSLVHWGMYSGHGKLEFI